The proteins below are encoded in one region of Cyclopterus lumpus isolate fCycLum1 chromosome 8, fCycLum1.pri, whole genome shotgun sequence:
- the LOC117734895 gene encoding cyclin-dependent kinase 5 activator 1-like encodes MGTVLSLSPSYRKAGLFEDGPATVGHYTAVQNSKNAKDATAAAGKSLKRPSIISVLPWKRIVAVSAKRKGSKKLQADAGDGGKGSSPDGHALAMANSASSSLKLKKSQSCANLSAYSSSQDPTTTTTSSHLPISKTLANVAAVAAKKNSLTSSGIKPTTATGTPKRVIVQASTSELMRSLGEFLCRRCYRLKRLSPTDPVLWLRSVDRSLLLQGWQDQGFITPANVVFLYMLCRDVVSSEVASERELQASLLTCLYLSYSYMGNEISYPLKPFLVEAEKEAFWDRCLEIINRMSGKMLQINTDPHFFTQVFADLKNESKKEEEKTKLFIGLDR; translated from the exons ATGGGTACGGTGTTGTCTCTGTCTCCCAGCTACCGCAAGGCAGGGCTGTTTGAGGATGGCCCTGCCACGGTAGGCCACTATACGGCAGTCCAGAACAGCAAGAATGCCAAGGATGCCACCGCGGCAGCTGGAAAATCCCTCAAACGCCCCTCCATCATCAgtgtgttgccatggaaacgcATTGTGGCTGTATCGGCGAAGAGGAAGGGCTCCAAGAAGTTGCAGGCAGACGCCGGGGATGGCGGCAAAGGCAGCTCTCCGGATGGCCACGCCTTGGCCATGGCCAACTCGGCCTCCAGCAGCCTGAAGCTGAAGAAGTCTCAGTCCTGTGCTAACCTTTCAGCTTACTCCTCGAGCCAAGACCCCACGACCACCACTACCTCCTCCCACCTGCCAATCTCCAAGACCTTGGCTAACGTAGCTGCTGTTGCTGCCAAAAAGAATTCCCTCACAAGTTCTGGGATCAAGCCGACGACTGCGACCGGCACACCAAAACGTGTCATAGTCCAG GCTTCCACCAGCGAACTGATGCGCAGCCTGGGTGAGTTCCTGTGCCGCCGGTGCTACCGACTGAAGCGTTTATCCCCAACCGATCCGGTGCTGTGGCTGCGTAGCGTCGAccgctccctcctccttcagggCTGGCAGGATCAGGGCTTCATCACTCCGGCCAATGTGGTCTTCCTCTACATGCTGTGCCGCGATGTGGTTTCATCCGAGGTGGCTTCCGAGCGTGAGCTGCAGGCCTCACTTCTCACCTGCCTCTACCTGTCCTACTCCTACATGGGCAACGAGATCTCCTACCCGCTGAAGCCCTTCCTGGTCGAGGCGGAGAAGGAAGCCTTCTGGGACCGCTGCCTTGAGATCATCAACCGCATGAGCGGCAAGATGCTCCAGATCAACACCGACCCGCACTTCTTCACCCAGGTGTTTGCCGACCTGAAGAACGAGagcaagaaagaggaggagaagaccaAACTCTTCATAGGCCTTGACCGATAA